In Malania oleifera isolate guangnan ecotype guangnan chromosome 8, ASM2987363v1, whole genome shotgun sequence, a single window of DNA contains:
- the LOC131161426 gene encoding uncharacterized protein LOC131161426 gives MGKTRSPCCDHSQFFDDSEKEVAGILLELPRLILESDDAVPFSWGGKKPRSALRAGGNTLSSPSTAAESTCTSPDSPLLLPPKESEHHPSHSKIRVSLKRKADNVSQMRGFVPERKGKEQGLMKLKRGQPRIQEGSCCPS, from the exons ATGGGGAAGACACGCTCTCCCTGTTGCGATCATTCCCAATTCTTCGACGACAGCGAGAAGGAAGTCGCCGGCATACTGCTGGAACTCCCTCGCCTAATCTTGGAATCTGACGACGCCGTACCCTTCTCGTGGGGCGGCAAGAAGCCGAGATCCGCCTTACGTGCCGGTGGCAACACTTTATCGTCTCCGTCGACGGCCGCCGAGTCCACGTGTACCAGCCCTGATTCGCCGCTCTTGTTGCCCCCCAAAGAGTCTGAACACCATCCTAGTCACTCCAAGATAAGAGTCTCACTCAAAAGG AAGGCAGATAATGTGAGCCAGATGAGAGGCTTCGTTCCGGAACGAAAAGGAAAAGAACAG GGCCTTATGAAATTGAAGCGCGGCCAACCCCGCATTCAGGAGGGCTCTTGCTGCCCAAGCTAG